The genomic stretch TGAATTTTTCCATGACCTCTTGACTGATCCCCGTAGTGCTGAATCCACCGTCGTGATATAGATTCTGCATGGTCACCATGCAGGTCATATCCGAAAACAAGCTCACGCAATACTTGGCGCAATCCTCAGCCGATGCGTTTCCGAGCGGGCTGATCTGATCGGCGTATCTGAAGAAACCGCCAAACCCTTTTACTCCTGATCCGGCCGTGGTCATCGTCGGAGATTGCGATACGGTGTTTACACGAACGTTCTTCTCTCTACCGAAGTAATAGCCAAAGCTGCGAGCGATGCTCTCGAGGTACGATTTATTGTCCGCCATGTCGCTGTAGTCCGGGAATACGCGCTGTGCAGCGATGTAGGTCAACCCGAGGATACTTCCCCACTCCGCCATAGCGTCCTTTTGATACAGCGTTTGCATCACCTTGTGAAAACTAACTGCAGACACGTCCCAGCCCTTCGTAAGCCAATCGTAATTCAAATCGGTATACGCCTTTCCTTTGCGTACGTTCACAGACATTCCAATGCTGTGCAATACGAAATCGAGCTTTCCACCCAGAATCTCTTGTGCTTTGTCGATCAAGTTTTCCAGATCTTCAAGCGAGGTAGCATCGGCCGCAATGACCTCTGCTTCGCATTTCTCGGCTAGGTTATTGATCTCGCCCATGCGCATTGCAATAGGTGCATTGGTCAGCACGAAGCGCGCTCCTTCGTTGTAAGCCACTTCAGCGACCTTCCAAGCGATTGAATCGGCATTCAAAGCGCCGAACACAATTCCTTTCTTTCCTTCGAGTATTCCTTTTGCCATAACTTTTTGTTTGGGTTACAAATATACTAATTGACCTTAGCGCACCACCTTACGCGCAAGTAGTTCCTTCGCAGTCTGTCTCGCAGCATCACTTTGGCTGGCTCCACTGAGCATTGAGGCGATCTCTTCAACGCGCTCCAGTTTATCCAAGGCCCTGATACCCGTATAGGTATCGCAGTCTGTGGTTTCCTTAAATACTTTAAAATGCTTCACCCCTTTCGCCGCTACCTGCGGTAAATGCGTAATACAGATCACTTGCATGCGCTCACCCATTTCGGCCATCAAGGCGCCCATCCGGCCGGCCATCTCTCCAGAAACTCCCGTGTCGATCTCGTCGAACAAAATAGTGGGTAATTGCCGATACCGAGCGATCAAGTTCTTAATCCCCAACATAAAACGACTCAATTCACCACCACTCGCCACCTTTTTAAGCGGCTCAACTTCGCGACCTTTATTGGCGGAAAACAGGAATTCCACGGCTTCCAATCCGCGCGGACCGGCCTCCTGTTGCTCGATCCAATGCAAATCGAACTTAGCGTCGGGCATGCCCAGCCTACTCAATAGCTGACTCATTTCGGCGATCAACGGTTTATGCGCCTCTCGGCGCGATTCGCTCAGCGCAGCACCTTGCTTCTTCACTTCTTCAGCCAAGGACTTCAGTTCTATACCGGCCTCTTCTATCTTGTCGCTCAAAGAATGTGTGTCCCCTACCTGCTGTCGCAGTTCATTGCGTCGCTCTATCAATGCTTCAGTGCCTTCGGCACGAT from Flavobacteriales bacterium encodes the following:
- a CDS encoding SDR family oxidoreductase — translated: MAKGILEGKKGIVFGALNADSIAWKVAEVAYNEGARFVLTNAPIAMRMGEINNLAEKCEAEVIAADATSLEDLENLIDKAQEILGGKLDFVLHSIGMSVNVRKGKAYTDLNYDWLTKGWDVSAVSFHKVMQTLYQKDAMAEWGSILGLTYIAAQRVFPDYSDMADNKSYLESIARSFGYYFGREKNVRVNTVSQSPTMTTAGSGVKGFGGFFRYADQISPLGNASAEDCAKYCVSLFSDMTCMVTMQNLYHDGGFSTTGISQEVMEKFMDGEG